From the Trifolium pratense cultivar HEN17-A07 linkage group LG4, ARS_RC_1.1, whole genome shotgun sequence genome, the window TGGTAAACACTATAAGCTAATTTGCCATTATCTATAATCCTTCATAAATCACTTAGGATGGAAGCTTTTTCCATATATAACCGCGTCTAAGGTATCCTTCATATTGTGTGGAATCTTGTCATGCAAGTTATTGTTATCGTCGTTGTCTGATGAACTTAAGTCAGGAAAATGATCCGAATCTATGCCTTTTCCATGTAAAGCTGCACCTAAGGTATCCTTTATATCGTCTAGAATCTTGTCATTATTGTGCGGAATCTTGTCATGCAAGTTATTGTTAAAGTTGTTGTCAAATGAACCAAAGTAAGAAAAACGATCCCAGTCTATGCCCTTTTCATTTATAGCTGTGTTTAATGTATCCTTTACATCGTGTGGAAGCTTGTCATTCAAGTTATTGTTATTGCCATTGTCTAATAAACTTGAGGCACGGCGAAGATATGAATCTGTAAAATTGCGAAGGGAATTTGCTCCAAAATCATTCTCAAAAGAAATTGGCTTCTTCCCATTTTCATCAACCAAATTTACCTTAGACGAACGAACGCGACTAGCATTATATGGAGAAACTGATCCTGTCCTCTGATATTGAGCCTCCTTAGGTGGTGGAAGTGGATTTTGAGGATACTCACCTAACTTCTTATAAGAAGGAAGTTGATAGTCCATATTTTGAACGTATGAACATGGTGGGAGTGGATTTGGCACCATGGTAAATTGATTACTAGAAGTTCCATTGCCAACCCTGAAATTGATGAATgtaacttaaattaaatttaagatatatatatttttttaaatttttttttatatacaattCAAATTATATGTTAAATTTTCTATCAGGTGTCAGCTCCCAGCAATAAAAGTTTAACTTTATAACTTTAATGGGCATTGTTAATAATGGTGACACTATCAAATTATTCTtaataaattattcttaatAATGGTGACACTATCAAATATTTaacaacttttttatataagatTTGAACGATGCCCATTATAGTTATATAGTCAAACTTTTATCGCTAAGCTGACAGCTGATAGACAATTTAACGTATAATTTGAATTGTATATATAAAAGACAATGGCATTGTATAATCTAATCACCTATTAGTCCATGTTGGGGTAGTATGTTTGCTTGTAGAAGTACTTCCCACACAATAGTAGGGCATCTTTGAATCATCAACCCACTTTGGAAGCTCCTTATTTGaaacatcaaataattttgCATTTATCTCATCATATCTTGATGGATATTTTCTATGCAACTTGTGTTCAATTGAAGGAAGTGGATTGTACATATTTTGAAAGTTTAAATATGGTGATAATGAAGATGGATTTGGTACCCTGGCCTCATGCATAAAAGAAGTTCCAATGCCAGCCCTGAAATTCATGAAAGTATCTGTAAATTTAAcatatgatttttttcaaaaaataataattagggAATAAGACATTATTATAATTAAgactaaattgcatttttgtccataaatttctaaattttacaattttgaCCCGTTCAAAAATATCACTTTTGGCGCATTAATTTCATCatcaattgaaaaaaaaaacctttaattTCATCCTCAATTGCTAAATTGTAAAATTTAGTGAgttaaaaatgcaatttagcctaataataataataacagtgACATTAAGTTATCTCTTAaagttataaaattaaactcttaCGACACTAACACATATAGACAATTTAACATATAATTTGAATTGCTACCggcaaaaatatataatttgaattgtaaataaaaaagacaATGACATTGCATAATTTATTCTACTTACCTATTAATCCCTGATGGAGTAGTATGATTGCTTATAGAAGTACTTCCCACATTGGTGTAGAACATGTTTGAATCATTAACCAACTTTGGAAACTTTGGAAGCTGCTTATTTGAATcatcaaataattttggaaattgtttAGAGTATTTGTCATCTTGTGAATCAACTTGCTGGCTGGTAGAAGTAGAACCACTCAAACTCTTCTCTCTATTGTCATTCAACTCATGATCATGACTCAAACTGCTGGAACCATTCAAACTATTCTCTCTATTTAGTTTTCTTTCTCTTGCATTCCAGAAATTCTTTATATCATTATCTGATCTTCCAGGCAACTAACAACATAAAAGGTgacaaatacaaaataattacatgaaaacaacatataaaCACATGTAAACCtagattgaaaataaatttcttccaataaattttttcataagctctctcaTTCCCTTTAATTGATCAGATGttattgtaaaatataaaaagtaatcTAAATAATCAACATGGTGTAACACAAGCAAGGCGCGTTGAGGcctaacacaatttttttagtaaGTCTACGGATTTAACCTTTGTCACCGTGACTAATTAAGCGGGAAaatatctataattttttaaatatatttatatttactcGAACTTTTTGGTATAAAAGTTTTAAAGCCTAAAACTCTTGCTTGGTGTCAACAGGGTATTGAAATTATTTGCCGTATTAATCTGAAGTTCGGCCGtagtataaataaattttggccAAAAAATTGTTCTATACAAAATTTGAATTCTGATTTTTTCAGACGATCCGTCCTTTTAGTgaaactcattaatcacttgagcttCGTTATAATAACATAGAAACACACTAATATTACTATACTATAGTTTTTAATTAGATTGCATAATCTAATTAATGCACATGGTTGCACTTGtagattgataaataaaaaaaaaaaaaaaaaaaacaaaaaacaaaaagtgaaGCATGAATACAAAACCTGTTTAGCCATGTCACACCATTTGAGATTAAGCTTTTTCATCCGAATGACTTCTTTTGCTTCATGTTCACTAAATTTTCCCTTTACCACACCTGGCTGTAAGTGATTTATCCATCTAAAACGACAACAATTTCCACTTCGAGCAAGTTCCGTTCTCTTTTGTACTTCATTCCACTTTCTAGCTCCATATTTTGTCACATAATCTACCAATATTTTATCCTCATCTTTTGACCATGTTCCTTTTTTCAACGAtctattagtattattattactatcaCCATCATTGTTTTTTTCTTGCTTCGAAGATGATGACATAATGATAACTAATATTAATGCTTCTACGTAAAATATACTATTTGAAGATATGAGTATATTTTTTACTATGTGAGGCTTTCATATATTTATATCAATAGTACGTGTTAGTAGAATTGTAGAAATATTAGGATTATTAAGTAAGGCAATGAGATCGATCGAgtagaaaagataaaaaaaaacaaactcaaaagataaaatttcaatcaattatatatttaaaaaaacaacttacactacaaatcttttatcttatttatttgtaacaaattcgtcatttatcttcttttaatttaatttaaaattgatcATTTATCTTTATAAAAGTACATATATtaatcatttatcttatttatttgtaacatgttcgtcttttatcttattttttcaacacaatttttttatctttataaatgtACATGATAAACACaaataaatcttttatcttAGGGTTAATTCTATGGTACATTATTAGATACTTTATAATGTATCGGTACATCAGGTCATTAAAATGATAAGTAAAtgaatcatttttaaaataaatattttttctatcatttagaacattataataaccaaatattatttatcaaaattgtcaaaaatataaaatttgatattttttgaatttttattccttataaaatattgaatttttttaatgaaaaatcttaaaaaattagTGAATTGCTTATAAACAgtgaaattgtgatttttcttgtcatattatttctaaaatacaataaccggcttaattaataaaaataatcgctaatttatcaatttaacgacttaatgtaccggtacattcgAATTATTTCAATGTGCCGTAGAAGTTCCCTTATCTTATTCATTTGTAACATAATGAAGGTTTGGAACATTGATATATGTCttctcaaaaagaaaaaaaaaaaacatcgaCACGTGTGAAAAGTTTGAAACATATATAATCATTGACCGTCACAGTCCTACTCTTTTAATGGTGTCTCAAGTGAAAGTGTTCAGCCTATCGATATAGACATTATCACTATATTGTGGTAGATCCAAccgttttcaattttttattttttttttataaaaaacagtaatttttttttttggaataaacagtaattttttttttttacataaaactGGAATTCTTATTTCCATTAAAAAAGTCTAATTAGtttaaacttcaatttttttttgagctGTGCTATATACAGCGAAAGGCTGTTTCGTGAATTCCACGAATTGGAGCGGACCCACTTTTGTTTTCTCCTTTTTTAGGATATATGCTTTTCATTTGTGAATTTGTGAGAACAGAGCAAAACACTCCATTGTTTGCTGTGATAGACAGAGCAATAAACTACATAATTAAAAGAGCACTAAGAAATTTCAACAGAAAAATTTGGCAAAAAAATCACTCCTGTAAAATTGGCTCATCACTCAACCAGAATCACTCATCATCCATCCATTGCTCAGCTACAACCTTTATGCAATTAACTAATGCTATTGCTATCTTAATAACTTGCATGCTGCAATTGGAATTTAAAGAACGGCAACGAATGGAAGTAAGGGGAAGGAACAATAGTGTGGACTTGCTTTGGtaaaagaaaattcaattgagaaaaaataaaaagaagtttGAGAGAATAATAGAAAGAGACCTCAATATATgagtttgagaaaaaaataatgaaaaagagCATGACAAACCAACCAAAAATTTCAGAGAGAGAAATTTGAAAGAAGAGAACTAGAgaaattgaagagagagagaaggCGGTGTTGTCATGGGTAAACGGTGGATGATGAAGGAgataagagaaaaataaaattaattaatcaattaattggATGAATAAGGCAAGTGGGGGTGCGCCACATCATTCGTGGTTTAGTCGTGGAAAAGATTTCGCTGTAATGAgcattactcttttttttttatgataacatTTCAATGTAAACGTGGGACCATTCGTAGTCTTATGCGAATGGAGGTATATATACAATTAGTGCAAATTATTTATACTTTCATGAAAAAATTCTTTCGTAATCTAAATTGGGACTTCAATCTATTGCGATGGTGGCACAAGTATGGGGGAGTTGGGCACTGCCGAAAGTTATCGTCTTTTCTTGGCAAGCGCTACTTGGTCGGTTGCCTACAAGAGTTAATTTAGCGTATAGATGGGATTCTACCATCTTCTTGTCACTTGTCCACTTGCTTGGGTCGTGTGGTCATTGGTCCATAGGTGGTTTGGTGTAGTTTCGGTGGTGCCGATAACCTTATTCTTGATCGATATGTGAAAGCATTCTCAAGGTGTATAGGAAAGGGAAATAAGGTCCCAAAGGTATTCTTTTAGTGTGGCATGCAGTGGGTTGGATATTATGGCGCATGAGGAATGATAAGATCTTTTCGGCAAAAGAGGTGGATGTGAAAGTATTATTtgacaaaattcaaattacttCGTGAAAATGATTGGTTGCAAAGAAGATTAATGCCCcatgtttattttatgaatgGCATATAAATCGCTTTGATTGTATTACTCGCTAGTTTTTTTGTTGGTGTGTATAGGACTTTACCTTGTCCGATAGTTTTGGGACGAATACTATCTGTATTTTTCCTACTTGTGTGGGTTTAGTACCTTTtgtactaattttatttttctaatataataaattcattgccgttataaaaaaattgtaaatgtgGGACCttaaaataatcaataaaaacGTTTGAAATTGCACTAATAAATTATCTACGTGAGATAAAGTAACCATGACAATgatgtgtttggtaagtccaataaatCAGCTCATTGTTTATTGGACTAACTTATAagcttttttgaaaaaatagacGTGTTTGATACAAACTTATCTAATTAGCTTATAgcgttaaatatgtttttggttcctatagtttcacaaaattttcgttttagttccTGAAGTTTgctttcacactttttagtccctgaagttttaTTACTCAAGGTTTTCAGTccatacttttcattcaactcgtgcatatcattcgaaattttaatttttttttctgcggtcatgtttagtacattatatgaatttctattacagaaatttaattttttttaacaaaagatgaattaaatatgaattttttagttttttgcacataaaaattcataaataattcatcttatgttaaaaaaatctaaatttttatcggagatattcttataatattataaacatttttttttgaagaattataatattataaacatgaatataaaagatcattcaaaaatgtgaaagtatacaatagtttgattaaaagtagggactaaaaatcttgagtgaagaaactttagggactaaaaaatgtgaaaacaaacttcgGGGAAGACTGCTTCACAACAAGCACATTCAAAGGCAACTAAGAACGATACACCAACTTGACCTAGCCAAACATTTGGCATGAACGGTGactaatttttattgaagaatTTGTGAGACGCATATGATGAACTCATCTTTTAGCCGAATTGTTTCCATTGGCAAAAGTCGGAGATCAAATACTTACttgatcacttatttaaatgacTCAAATTTCCTACCACTTTGGACCAATCTATTGTCAAATTCATCTATTTTAACAATTTCTAAGTTGATTATTGATTATAATTAATTGATAAATTTGAATTATCTATAAAATCGAACAATTTTCTCATAATAACAAAAGCATATATAGCAAATAACATAATCACCAATGATATTTCATGTCAAATACACAACAAAAACACACAATATAATAGAAAAAAGCAAgtgggaaaaagaaaaaaaaaacatacaaagACTAATTTGTTTCATCACATACATCATTTGGTCACTCGTTCAAATCAAAAGCTCGAACAATTCTTGATTTTGATTGACTTGATTCCCCAATCTCACATTGATACCTATTAAGATTCTTCTCTTTAGATGCTAAAAATGGATTCTTTAATTTCACCAACATCTTCcttttcttcaattttgtttcatCAATATTGTCATCAACTAGAGTACCACTAGTAGTACTAGGTAACACTTTCTCCTCATAATCCAAATTCTCATTAAGCTTTTCTTCTAAAATTTTAGCCCTAGACATATGCATGAGTATTTGAGCAGCATTATCAACTTCATAGCTTCGACCCCTTTTATTGGTTTTAATAAATCTTGGTGGCCAAGTTAttgattcatcatcatcaataacCAATTTTTTAGGTGCACCAATAAAATATTGATCTTGATCAtgattatcatcatcatcatcataatcataatcaatattataattaaaCTTATTAGGGTGAATACCCCTCCATTCCCTTTCGGGGTGAGATCTCATGTGACCATATAAAGCTTTATTAGATGAAAAATTCTTCTTGCAAACATGACATATTTGTTTTCCATCATAATTAGAAGAGTTGAAACTAACCCTAGCTTTAGCCTCATTCTCTTTCCTTAGAAGTTGAAGATGAAATCTTTTGTGACCACCTAATGCTTTTCCACAACCAAAAATTTTGTTACAAAATTCACACTTGTAAATTTTTGAACTTGTTGATCCTTCTTGATGAAGTCCCTTTGGTTTATCATAAACTTTACAAGAATTAGAAGTTGAAGCTAaacttttcttcttctctataGGTTTCATGGAATTTGCCCTAGTATCCtattgaaagaaaaagataaaagaaaaaacaataattaaaatattgagcTACAATTAAGCTTATGTTTGGCATCATGGTGGTATACTGGAATCACAGTGACCCACtgtgatttttcaaaagctacGTGTTGAATCACCATGATTCTGACATAAATAAAGAATAACATAAGGAGTAGTGATATGTACCTGATGTGTGCTACCATCATCGAgcttattctttttttttttgcaatccATTGAAGTGAAAAATGGTGTATAGGGGAAGTTGAGGTGTGAGGAGAaacaaagagaagaaaatataGAGGGAGATGAAAGGAGGGATGTTATGTTACTCTTAACTCTTAAGCATAATGAGGatatttttggtacaaattaatGAGGATTTTTTTACTACAATTTTTTGGATACATTACAATAGGGGAGTTGAGGGGTgaggagaaaataaaaaaggttaCTGAATATTAATGAggaattaagtgattttttactgttaaaaaatgattgagttttttttttttttatgagagtgattgagttttttttttttgggtgaagaaaaacaaagtgaatGATTTCATTCTTTTTAGTTATTCTTCAAATGTGATTGAGATTGTTATTTAAGTTGATTCTTTAACGATTTTCCACAACCCTAGTTTTTTAAAAAGCATTCCTTGATCCTAGTATCTTTCTCAATTACTAACTTACTAAATTTAGTTAAATTTccagaaattaattttttataaaaattgccCCGAATTTTTTTGTTCTCCTGAGATTTATTTGAAGATTATTGAACAAGAAAGATCTACATTAGAATAAAGTCTAATATAAATTACTTTTGTTTgtcacaaaatataaataagctCTGAccaaaagtaataaaataaaatataaattacctTTTGAAATTTAGCGGGttaatatcaaaataaatttttttgattaGACTTTATTTACCTCGCGGCTGAATTATAGATTACCAAAGCTCCTGGATACCAGAGGATGACtacacaaaaaaaattcgaatttttaattaagtattaTTTTCGAAGGAGGGaggatttattttttgcaatcCATCTTGATTTTCTTTAGAATATAATGTGAGTAATATCATGAGATTGTTATAGTTACAatcattgatattttttttttatgaaattgatTTTAACACTTTACTCTTCagagaatctattttttttttaatcttctaattttttaaaaaatatttaatctgGAATTCgaccataaataaataaaacatgtgTAAGAATTGTTCTTCTCATGAATCACACTtgaattttctaaaataattcGTCCTGAAAAAACCACATTAACCACTCGAAATCAATCACTTAGCAAGCGAGGTCGTCCCGTCAATATCTTCACAGTAAGAACACATTACCCGATAGTTGTTATTTGTGAGAAGTctatcatatgatatgattcaaGATCCAAATAAGGAATCTCACTATCTCTGGCACATTTAATTGCCAAATTCTGCGCAGTAATCTTGTAACATTTGATTGCGACATCCAACTCTCTAACAAATATCAATTCCAATCACCCTTAAATTACATAATTTTGCTTCCAAAACTAGAATAAATAatattgtaaaaagaaaaactagaaTAAATATTAGAGCATCTCCAGTTAAGGgtgggaaaaataaaataaaatcctgAACCGAATTAGAGAACTAAATcgaaccaaataaaaaaaaaaaaactgaatcaTAACTAAcagttttaaaactaaaatgaaacagtttggttcggttctcataatagttcaattttttttagtcaaaagttAGTTATAGTTTGGTTCAGAACCATAAAACCAAACCATTTTAACAGTTCGGTTCGGTTTCAAAGACAAACGGTTCAATTCGGTTCgattattataaattttgaaaacaatttgGTTCAGTTCGGTTCATCACTAATGACAATACCACTTTGGATACCACTTAAAAACCGAACCATGCCCACCCCTATCTCCAATGATGATACCACTTTGGATATCGTACATCACTAACAAATAGTCCTACAATGCtttgtaatatttatgcaacttaTACATATTTTGTCTCAATGGTGATATCactttctatatttatttttttattttgtctaaataaaaattatttaatttaataaatacgtagataaataaattaata encodes:
- the LOC123922667 gene encoding transcription factor MYB61-like — translated: MSSSSKQEKNNDGDSNNNTNRSLKKGTWSKDEDKILVDYVTKYGARKWNEVQKRTELARSGNCCRFRWINHLQPGVVKGKFSEHEAKEVIRMKKLNLKWCDMAKQLPGRSDNDIKNFWNARERKLNRENSLNGSSSLSHDHELNDNREKSLSGSTSTSQQVDSQDDKYSKQFPKLFDDSNKQLPKFPKLVNDSNMFYTNVGSTSISNHTTPSGINRAGIGTSFMHEARVPNPSSLSPYLNFQNMYNPLPSIEHKLHRKYPSRYDEINAKLFDVSNKELPKWVDDSKMPYYCVGSTSTSKHTTPTWTNRVGNGTSSNQFTMVPNPLPPCSYVQNMDYQLPSYKKLGEYPQNPLPPPKEAQYQRTGSVSPYNASRVRSSKVNLVDENGKKPISFENDFGANSLRNFTDSYLRRASSLLDNGNNNNLNDKLPHDVKDTLNTAINEKGIDWDRFSYFGSFDNNFNNNLHDKIPHNNDKILDDIKDTLGAALHGKGIDSDHFPDLSSSDNDDNNNLHDKIPHNMKDTLDAVIYGKSFHPK
- the LOC123922668 gene encoding uncharacterized protein LOC123922668, which gives rise to MVIQHVAFEKSQWVTVIPDTRANSMKPIEKKKSLASTSNSCKVYDKPKGLHQEGSTSSKIYKCEFCNKIFGCGKALGGHKRFHLQLLRKENEAKARVSFNSSNYDGKQICHVCKKNFSSNKALYGHMRSHPEREWRGIHPNKFNYNIDYDYDDDDDNHDQDQYFIGAPKKLVIDDDESITWPPRFIKTNKRGRSYEVDNAAQILMHMSRAKILEEKLNENLDYEEKVLPSTTSGTLVDDNIDETKLKKRKMLVKLKNPFLASKEKNLNRYQCEIGESSQSKSRIVRAFDLNE